One window from the genome of Mauremys mutica isolate MM-2020 ecotype Southern chromosome 4, ASM2049712v1, whole genome shotgun sequence encodes:
- the LOC123369050 gene encoding olfactory receptor 1030-like → MAGENYTTVTEFILLGFTDHPVLQSIIFMVFLVIYITTLVGNLGLIVLIRVNPHLHTPMYFFLSNLSFVDFCYSSAIAPKAMQNFLSERKSIPYMGCAAQMFFFTTLITTECFLLAMMAYDRYMAICYPLLYMTIMSPRVCAQLVAGSYILGITGASVQTSGAFRLSFHGSNIINHFFCDIPAVIKLSCSSTYISEMVLFVFCGVIALTTFLIILVSYIYILTTIWRIRSTESRYKAFSTCTSHLTAVTVFYGTAICIYGLPQSKDLLEEAKIISVFYTLVIPMLNPLIYSLRNKEVKDALTSTVRRKILPKILFRT, encoded by the coding sequence ATGGCTGGGGAAAACTACACTACAGTGACCGAATTCATTCTCCTGGGATTCACTGACCATCCAGTGCTGCAGAGCATCATCTTCATGGTGTTTCTAGTGATCTATATCACCACACTGGTGGGGAATCTCGGGCTGATTGTGCTAATTAGGGTTAATCCCCATCTCCACAcgcccatgtacttcttcctcagTAATTTGTCTTTTGTCGACTTCTGTTACTCCTCAGCCATCGCCCCAAAGGCAATGCAGAATTTCTTGTCAGAAAGGAAATCAATCCCTTACATGGGATGTGCTGCTCAAATGTTCTTCTTCACTACATTGATAACCACAGAATGTTTCCTCCTGGCCATGATGGCTTATGACCGATACATGGCTATTTGTTACCCCCTGCTCTATATGACCATCATGTCCCCAAGGGTCTGCGCCCAGCTGGTGGCTGGGTCATATATCTTGGGTATTACTGGTGCTTCAGTTCAAACAAGCGGTGCCTTTCGATTATCCTTCCATGGCTCCAACATCATcaatcatttcttctgtgacatcccAGCAGTCATCAAGCTTTCCTGCTCCAGCACCTACATTTCAGAGATGGTGCTTTTCGTCTTCTGTGGGGTTATTGCCCTCACCACATTTTTGATCATCCTTGTGTCCTACATTTACATCCTCACCACCATCTGGAGGATCCGCTCCACTGAGAGTAggtataaagccttctccacatgCACCTCACATCTGACAGCCGTCACTGTGTTCTACGGGACAGCCATTTGCATTTACGGCCTACCTCAATCCAAAGATTTGCTTGAAGAGGCCAAAATCATCTCAGTGTTTTATACTCTGGTGATTCCCATGTTGAACCCcctgatctacagcctgaggaacaaagaggtgAAGGATGCTTTGACATCAACTGTAAGAAGAAAAATACTCCCTAAAATATTGTTTAGAACCTGA